A window from Saccharomyces cerevisiae S288C chromosome XIII, complete sequence encodes these proteins:
- the COS3 gene encoding Cos3p (Endosomal protein involved in turnover of plasma membrane proteins; member of the DUP380 subfamily of conserved, often subtelomeric COS genes; required for the multivesicular vesicle body sorting pathway that internalizes plasma membrane proteins for degradation; Cos proteins provide ubiquitin in trans for nonubiquitinated cargo proteins) — MKENELKNEKSVDVLSFKQLESQKIVLPQDLFRSSFTWFCYEIYKSLAFRIWMLLWLPLSVWWKLSNNCIYPLIVSLLVLFLGPIFVLVICGLSRKRSLSKQLIQFCKEITENTPSSDPHDWEVVAANLNSYLYENNVWNTKYFFFNAMVCQEAFRTTLLEPFSLKKDKAAKVKSFKDSVPYIEEALGVYFTEVEKQWKLFNTEKSWSPVGLEDAKLPKEAYRFKLTWFLKRISNIFMLIPFLNFLCCIYVSRGMCLLLRTLYLGWILFMLVQGFQNIRVLIMSMEHKMQFLSTIINEQESGANGWDEIARKMNRYLFEKKAWKNEEFFFDGIDCEWFFNHFFYRVLSAKKSMWPLPLNVELWPYIKEAQLSRSEVLLV; from the coding sequence atgaaagagaatGAACTTAAAAATGAGAAGAGTGTAGATGTATTATCCTTCAAACAGCTCGAATCCCAAAAGATTGTTCTACCTCAAGATCTTTTCAGAAGCAGCTTTACCTGGTTTTGTTATGAAATTTACAAGTCCTTAGCGTTTCGCATCTGGATGCTATTATGGCTACCACTTAGCGTCTGGTGGAAACTTTCCAACAATTGTATTTACCCACTTATAGTTTCACTTCTGGTCCTGTTTCTGGGACCAATATTTGTCCTTGTTATTTGTGGACTTTCTCGTAAGCGTTCCTTATCGAAACAACTCATTCAGTTTTGCAAAGAGATTACTGAAAACACACCAAGTTCTGATCCTCATGATTGGGAAGTTGTTGCAGCAAATCTAAATTCGTACTTATATGAAAATAACGTTTGGAATACtaagtacttttttttcaatgccATGGTCTGTCAAGAAGCGTTCAGAACAACCCTTCTCGaaccattttctttgaaaaaagataaagcTGCCAAGGTTAAGTCATTTAAGGATTCCGTCCCTTACATTGAAGAAGCATTGGGAGTTTATTTTACagaagttgaaaaacaaTGGAAATTGTTTAATACTGAAAAATCATGGAGCCCTGTTGGCCTGGAAGATGCTAAACTTCCCAAGGAAGCTTACCGATTTAAGCTTACTTGGTTTTTAAAGAGGATttccaatatttttatgttgaTACCATTCCTTAATTTTTTGTGCTGCATATATGTGTCACGGGGAATGTGCCTTCTATTACGCACCTTGTATCTCGGGTGGATTCTTTTCATGTTGGTACAAGGTTTCCAAAATATAAGGGTTTTGATTATGAGCATGGAACACAAGATGCAGTTCTTGTCGACTATTATAAATGAGCAAGAAAGTGGTGCGAATGGATGGGACGAAATTGCaaggaaaatgaatagGTACttgtttgagaaaaaagcCTGGAAGaatgaagagtttttcTTCGACGGGATTGACTGTGAATGGTTTTTTAACCACTTCTTCTACCGCGTTCTATCTGCGAAGAAATCTATGTGGCCTTTACCATTGAATGTGGAACTATGGCCATACATTAAAGAAGCGCAATTATCCCGCAGTGAGGTGCTCTTAGTGTAG
- the ERO1 gene encoding ER oxidoreductin (Thiol oxidase required for oxidative protein folding in the ER; essential for maintaining ER redox balance; feedback regulated via reduction and oxidation of regulatory bonds; reduced Pdi1p activates Ero1p by direct reduction of Ero1p regulatory bonds; depletion of thiol substrates and accumulation of oxidized Pdi1p results in inactivation of Ero1p by both Pdi1p-mediated oxidation and autonomous oxidation of Ero1p regulatory bonds; ero1-1 mutation complemented by human ERO1L): MRLRTAIATLCLTAFTSATSNNSYIATDQTQNAFNDTHFCKVDRNDHVSPSCNVTFNELNAINENIRDDLSALLKSDFFKYFRLDLYKQCSFWDANDGLCLNRACSVDVVEDWDTLPEYWQPEILGSFNNDTMKEADDSDDECKFLDQLCQTSKKPVDIEDTINYCDVNDFNGKNAVLIDLTANPERFTGYGGKQAGQIWSTIYQDNCFTIGETGESLAKDAFYRLVSGFHASIGTHLSKEYLNTKTGKWEPNLDLFMARIGNFPDRVTNMYFNYAVVAKALWKIQPYLPEFSFCDLVNKEIKNKMDNVISQLDTKIFNEDLVFANDLSLTLKDEFRSRFKNVTKIMDCVQCDRCRLWGKIQTTGYATALKILFEINDADEFTKQHIVGKLTKYELIALLQTFGRLSESIESVNMFEKMYGKRLNGSENRLSSFFQNNFFNILKEAGKSIRYTIENINSTKEGKKKTNNSQSHVFDDLKMPKAEIVPRPSNGTVNKWKKAWNTEVNNVLEAFRFIYRSYLDLPRNIWELSLMKVYKFWNKFIGVADYVSEETREPISYKLDIQ; encoded by the coding sequence ATGAGATTAAGAACCGCCATTGCCACACTGTGCCTCACGGCTTTTACATCTGCAACTTCAAACAATAGCTACATCGCCACCGACCAAACACAAAATGCCTTTAATGACACTCACTTTTGTAAGGTCGACAGGAATGATCACGTTAGTCCCAGTTGTAACGTAACATTCAATGAATTAAATGCCataaatgaaaacattAGAGATGATCTTTCGGCGTTATTAAAAtctgatttcttcaaatactTTCGGCTGGATTTATACAAGCAATGTTCATTTTGGGACGCCAACGATGGTCTGTGCTTAAACCGCGCTTGCTCTGTTGATGTCGTAGAGGACTGGGATACACTGCCTGAGTACTGGCAGCCTGAGATCTTGGGTAGTTTCAATAATGATACAATGAAGGAAGCGGATGATAGCGATGACGAATGTAAGTTCTTAGATCAACTATGTCAAACCAGTAAAAAACCTGTAGATATCGAAGACACCATCAACTACTGTGATGTAAATGACTTTAACGGTAAAAACGCCGTTCTGATTGATTTAACAGCAAATCCGGAACGATTTACAGGTTATGGTGGTAAGCAAGCTGGTCAAATTTGGTCTACTATCTACCAAGACAACTGTTTTACAATTGGCGAAACTGGTGAATCATTGGCCAAAGATGCATTTTATAGACTTGTATCCGGTTTCCATGCCTCTATCGGTACTCACTTATCAAAGGAATATTTGAACACGAAAACTGGTAAATGGGAGCCCAATCTGGATTTGTTTATGGCAAGAATCGGGAACTTTCCTGATAGAGTGACAAACATGTATTTCAATTATGCTGTTGTAGCTAAGGCTCTCTGGAAAATTCAACCATATTTACCAGAATTTTCATTCTGTGATCTAGtcaataaagaaatcaaaaacaaaatggaTAACGTTATTTCCCAGCTGGAcacaaaaatttttaacgAAGACTTAGTTTTTGCCAACGACCTAAGTTTGACTTTGAAGGACGAATTCAGATCTCGCTTCAAGAATGTCACGAAGATTATGGATTGTGTGCAATGTGATAGATGTAGATTGTGGGGCAAAATTCAAACTACCGGTTACGCAACTgccttgaaaattttgtttgaaaTCAACGACGCTGATGAATTCACCAAACAACATATTGTTGGTAAGTTAACCAAATATGAGTTGATTGCACTATTACAGACTTTCGGTAGATTATCTGAATCTATTGAATCTGTTAACATGTTCGAAAAAATGTACGGGAAAAGGTTAAACGGTTCTGAAAACAGGTTAAGCTCattcttccaaaataacttcttcaacattttGAAGGAGGCAGGCAAATCGATTCGTTACACCATAGAGAACATCAATTCCACtaaagaaggaaagaaaaagactaACAATTCTCAATCACATGTATTTGATGATTTAAAAATGCCCAAAGCAGAAATAGTTCCAAGGCCCTCTAACGGTACAGTAAATAAATGGAAGAAAGCTTGGAATACTGAAGTTAACAACGTTTTAGAAGCATTCAGATTTATTTATAGAAGCTATTTGGATTTACCCAGGAACATCTGGGAATTATCTTTGATGAAGGTATACAAATTTTGGAATAAATTCATCGGTGTTGCTGATTACGTTAGTGAGGAGACACGAGAGCCTATTTCCTATAAGCTAGATATACAATAA
- a CDS encoding Y' element ATP-dependent helicase (Putative Y' element ATP-dependent helicase; the authentic, non-tagged protein is detected in highly purified mitochondria in high-throughput studies; YML133C contains an intron) — protein sequence MKVSDRRKFEKANFDEFESALNNKNDLVHCPSITLFESIPTEVRSFYEDEKSGLIKVVKFRTGAMDRKRSFEKIVVSVMVGKNVQKFLTFVEDEPDFQGGPIPSKYLIPKKINLMVYTLFQVHTLKFNRKDYDTLSLFYLNRGYYNELSFRVLERCHEIASARPNDSSTMRTFTDFVSGAPIVRSLQKSTIRRYGYNLAPHMFLLLHVDELSIFSAYQASLPGEKKVDTERLKRDLCPRKPIEIKYFSQICNDMMNKKDRLGDVLATAQRIRRRYNKNSSSEPRLKTLDGLTSERWIQWLGLESDYHCSFSSTRNAEDVVAGEAASSDHHQKISRVTRKRPREPKSTNDILVAGQKLFGSSFEFRDLHQLRLCHEIYMADTPSVAVQAPPGYGKTELFHLPLIALASKGDVKYVSFLFVPYTVLLANCMIRLSRCGCLNVAPVRNFIEEGCDGVTDLYVGIYDDLASTNFTDRIAAWENIVECTFRTNNVKLGYLIVDEFHNFETEVYRQSQFGGITNLDFDAFEKAIFLSGTAPEAVADAALQRIGLTGLAKKSMDINELKRSEDLSRGLSSYPTRMFNLIKEKSEVPLGHVHKIWKKVESQPEEALKLLLALFEIEPESKAIVVASTTNEVEELACSWRKYFRVVWIHGKLGAAEKVSRTKEFVTDGSMRVLIGTKLVTEGIDIKQLMMVIMLDNRLNIIELIQGVGRLRDGGLCYLLSRKNSWAARNRKGELPPIKEGCITEQVREFYGLESKKGKKGQHVGCCGSRTDLSADTVELIERMDRLAEKQATASMSIVALPSSFQESNSSDRCRKYCSSDEDSDTCIHGSANASTNATTNSSTNATTTASTNVRTSATTTASINVRTSATTTESTNSSTNATTTASTNVRTSATTTASINVRTSATTTESTNSNTSATTTESTDSNTSATTTESTDSNTSATTTASTNSSTNATTTASTNSSTNATTTESTNASAKEDANKDGNAEDNRFHPVTDINKESYKRKGSQMVLLERKKLKAQFPNTSENMNVLQFLGFRSDEIKHLFLYGIDIYFCPEGVFTQYGLCKGCQKMFELCVCWAGQKVSYRRMAWEALAVERMLRNDEEYKEYLEDIEPYHGDPVGYLKFFSVKRGEIYSQIQRNYAWYLAITRRRETISVLDSTRGKQGSQVFRMSGRQIKELYYKVWSNLRESKTEVLQYFLNWDEKKCREEWEAKDDTVFVEALEKVGVFQRLRSMTSAGLQGPQYVKLQFSRHHRQLRSRYELSLGMHLRDQLALGVTPSKVPHWTAFLSMLIGLFYNKTFRQKLEYLLEQISEVWLLPHWVDLANVEVLAADNTRVPLYMLMVAVHKELDSDDVPDGRFDIILLCRDSSREVGE from the exons atgaaagtttccGATAGGcgtaagtttgaaaaagcaaactttGACGAGTTTGAGTCGGCtctaaataacaaaaacgacTTGGTACATTGTCCctcaataactttatttgaatcGATCCCCACGGAAGTGCGGTCATTCTACGAAGACGAAAAGTCTGGCCTAATCAAAGTGGTAAAATTCAGAACTGGTGCAATGGATAGGAAAaggtcttttgaaaaaattgtcgTTTCCGTCATGGTCGGGAAAAATGTACAAAAGTTCCTGACGtttgttgaagacgaaCCAGATTTCCAGGGCGGACCAATCCCTTCAAAGTATCTTAttcccaagaaaatcaacttGATGGTCTACACGTTGTTTCAAGTGcatactttgaaattcaatagaaagGATTACGATaccctttctcttttttacctCAACAGAGGATACTATAATGAGTTGAGTTTCCGTGTCCTGGAACGTTGTCACGAAATAGCGAGTGCCAGGCCGAACGACAGCTCTACGATGCGTACTTTCACTGACTTTGTTTCTGGCGCACCTATTGTAAGGAGTCTTCAGAAAAGCACCATAAGGAGATATGGGTACAATTTGGCACCCCACATGTTTTTGTTACTACACGTAGATGAGCTatcgattttttctgcatACCAAGCAAGTTTACCtggcgaaaagaaagtcgACACAGAGCGGCTGAAGCGTGATCTATGCCCACGTAAACCCATTGAGATAAAGTACTTTTCACAGATATGTAACGAtatgatgaacaaaaaggacCGATTGGGTGATGTTTT AGCTACAGCGCAACGTATACGTCGACGATACAACAAGAACAGTTCATCGGAGCCTCGACTAAAGACGCTTGACGGACTCACTTCCGAGCGCTGGATTCAATGGTTAGGCCTTGAAAGCGACTACCATTGTTCATTCTCTAGTACTCGGAATGCGGAAGACGTAGTGGCAGGTGAGGCGGCGAGTTCagatcatcatcaaaaaatttcaagagtaACGCGAAAAAGGCCCCGAGAGCCCAAGAGTACAAACGATATCCTCGTCGCAGGCCAGAAACTCTTTGGCAGCTCCTTTGAATTCAGGGACTTGCATCAGTTGCGCTTATGTCATGAAATATACATGGCAGACACACCCTCTGTGGCAGTACAGGCCCCACCGGGCTATGGTAAGACGGAGTTATTTCATCTCCCCTTGATAGCACTGGCGTCTAAGGGCGACGTGAAATATGTGTCGTTTCTGTTTGTACCGTACACAGTGTTGCTTGCTAATTGCATGATCAGGTTGAGCCGATGCGGTTGCTTGAATGTGGCCCCTgtaagaaactttattgaagaaggttgCGATGGCGTTACTGATTTATACGTGGGGATCTACGATGATCTTGCTAGCACTAATTTCACAGACAGGATAGCTGCGTGGGAGAATATTGTTGAGTGCACCTTTAGGACCAACAACGTAAAATTGGGTTACCTCATTGTAGATGAGTTTCACAACTTTGAAACGGAGGTCTACCGGCAGTCGCAATTTGGGGGCATAACTaaccttgattttgacGCTTTTGAGAAAGCAATCTTTTTGAGCGGCACAGCACCTGAGGCTGTAGCTGATGCTGCGTTGCAGCGTATTGGGCTTACGGGACTGGCCAAGAAGTCGATGGACATCAACGAGCTCAAACGGTCGGAAGATCTCAGCAGAGGTCTATCCAGCTATCCAACACGGATGTTTAATCTAATCAAGGAGAAATCCGAGGTGCCTTTAGGGCatgttcataaaatttggaagaaagtgGAATCACAGCCCGAAGAAGCACTGAAGCTTCTTTTAGccctctttgaaattgaaccaGAGTCGAAGGCCATTGTAGTTGCAAGCACAACCAACgaagtggaagaattgGCCTGCTCTTGGAGAAAGTATTTTAGGGTGGTATGGATACACGGGAAGCTGGGTGCTGCAGAAAAGGTGTCTCGCACAAAGGAGTTTGTCACTGACGGTAGCATGCGAGTTCTCATCGGAACGAAATTAGTGACTGAAGGAATTGACATTAAGcaattgatgatggtgatcatgcttgataatagacttaatattattgagcTCATTCAAGGCGTAGGGAGACTAAGAGATGGGGGCCTCTGTTATCTATTatctagaaaaaacagTTGGGCGGCAAGGAATCGTAAGGGTGAATTACCACCAATTAAGGAAGGCTGTATAACCGAACAGGTACGCGAGTTCTATGGacttgaatcaaagaaaggaaaaaagggccAGCATGTTGGATGCTGTGGCTCCAGGACAGACCTGTCTGCTGACACAGTGGAACTGATAGAAAGAATGGACAGATTGGCTGAAAAACAGGCGACAGCTTCCATGTCGATCGTTGCGTTACCGTCTAGCTTCCAGGAGAGCAATAGCAGTGACAGGTGCAGAAAGTATTGCAGCAGTGATGAGGACAGCGACACGTGCATTCATGGTAGTGCTAATGCCAGTACCAATGCGactaccaactccagcactaatgctactaccactgccagcaccaacgtcaggactagtgctactaccactgccagcatcaacgtcaggactagtgcgactaccactgaaagtaccaactccagcactaatgctactaccactgccagcaccaacgtcaggactagtgctactaccactgccagcatcaacgtcaggactagtgcgactaccactgaaagtaccaactccaacactagtgctactaccaccgaaagtaccgactccaacactagtgctactaccaccgaaagtaccgactccaacactagtgctactaccactgctagcaccaactccagcactaatgccactaccactgctagcaccaactccagcactaatgccactaccactgaaagtaccaacgCTAGTGCCAAGGAGGACGccaataaagatggcaaTGCTGAGGATAATAGATTCCATCCAGTCACCGACATTAACAAAGAGTCGTATAAGCGGAAAGGGAGTCAAATGGTTTTGCtagagagaaagaaactgaaagcACAATTTCCCAATACTTCCGAGAATATGAATGTCTTACAGTTTCTTGGATTTCGGTCTGACGAAATTAAAcatcttttcctctatGGTATTGACATATACTTCTGCCCAGAGGGAGTATTCACACAATACGGATTATGCAAGGGCTGTCAAAAGATGTTCGAGCTCTGTGTCTGTTGGGCTGGCCAGAAAGTATCGTATCGGAGGATGGCTTGGGAAGCACTAGCTGTGGAGAGAATGCTGCGAAATGACgaggaatacaaagaatacTTGGAAGACATCGAGCCATATCATGGGGACCCTGTAgggtatttgaaattttttagcGTAAAAAGGGGAGAGATCTACTCTCAGATACAGAGAAATTATGCTTGGTACCTGGCCATtactagaagaagagaaacaattagTGTATTGGATTCGACAAGAGGCAAGCAAGGGAGCCAAGTTTTCCGCATGTCTGGAAGGCAGATCAAAGAGTTGTATTATAAAGTATGGAGCAACTTGCGTGAATCGAAGACAGAGGTGCTGCAgtactttttgaactgggACGAAAAAAAGTGCCGGGAAGAATGGGAGGCAAAAGACGATACGGTCTTTGTGGAAGCGCTCGAGAAAGTTGGAGTTTTTCAGCGTTTGCGTTCCATGACGAGCGCTGGACTGCAGGGTCCGCAGTACGTCAAGCTGCAGTTTAGCAGGCATCATCGACAGTTGAGGAGCAGATATGAATTAAGTCTAGGAATGCACTTGCGAGATCAGCTTGCGCTGGGAGTTACCCCATCTAAAGTGCCGCATTGGACGGCATTCCTGTCGATGCTGATAGGGCTGTTCtacaataaaacatttcgGCAGAAActggaatatcttttggaGCAGATTTCGGAGGTGTGGTTGTTACCACATTGGGTTGATTTGGCAAACGTTGAAGTTCTCGCTGCAGATAACACGAGGGTACCGCTGTACATGCTGATGGTAGCGGTTCACAAAGAGCTGGATAGCGATGATGTTCCAGACGGTAGAtttgatataatattactatGTAGAGATTCGAGCAGAGAAGTTGGAGAgtga
- the COX14 gene encoding Cox14p (Mitochondrial cytochrome c oxidase (complex IV) assembly factor; also involved in translational regulation of Cox1p and prevention of Cox1p aggregation before assembly; associates with complex IV assembly intermediates and complex III/complex IV supercomplexes; located in the mitochondrial membrane), with protein MSKYAWYTRVTDTLHRLTVLTLVGGTLYMSGGLAYTLYMNGKKYEQQVTQQKALEEDNQQLQSPTAPPTE; from the coding sequence ATGTCCAAATACGCTTGGTATACCAGAGTTACAGATACATTACATCGTCTAACGGTACTGACGTTGGTTGGTGGTACGTTATACATGTCGGGTGGCTTAGCTTACACTTTATACATGAACGGTAAGAAGTACGAACAACAAGTGACCCAACAAAAGGCACTTGAAGAAGACAATCAACAACTGCAAAGTCCTACTGCACCTCCTACCGAGTAA
- a CDS encoding uncharacterized protein (hypothetical protein; similar to medium chain dehydrogenase/reductases; expression induced by stresses including osmotic shock, DNA damaging agents, and other chemicals; GFP-fusion protein localizes to the cytoplasm; protein abundance increases in response to DNA replication stress): MVLAKQWVLKNLPTPGEPFNFHFHDPACTFELIEKELSSEQLKDGELLLETTYLSNDPAQKFWISSMDKNYAKGVQPGEIIPARGIGKVLASRNKAFSPGDYVSAVTGWTTHAIISQENVQGLRKLDKNKVGKLWWYLSVLGGTSLTAYFIFFTYAQLQEREEDYGKVYLISGAAGAVGTVCIQLALNVFKASKVIAIAGGPEKVAFVESFGDNVVGVDYKDPSFKQKLIEAAGGENTVDYFIDNVGSNVLEAGVLLLKQRAMLIACGAISAYNDPSKFVFKGYSFILTKRLVVKGVLVTDNIDDFPKALDKLGSLVKHGKIDLLKSATLEDGTGDKFKNVPLIWKGLFSGVNKGKLITKVNNEE, translated from the coding sequence ATGGTATTGGCTAAACAATGggttttgaaaaacctaCCAACTCCTGGTGAACCATTtaactttcattttcacgATCCTGCATGTACTTTCGAGCTCATTGAAAAGGAACTCTCTTCAGAACAATTAAAGGACGGTGAATTACTACTGGAAACAACTTATTTATCTAATGATCCTgcccaaaaattttggataTCATCAATGGACAAAAATTACGCCAAAGGTGTCCAGCCTGGTGAAATTATTCCTGCAAGAGGAATTGGTAAAGTCTTGGCCTCTAGAAATAAAGCATTCTCTCCTGGCGATTATGTCTCTGCAGTGACCGGCTGGACTACACATGCCATAATTTCGCAAGAAAATGTTCAAGGGCTGAGAAAGCTTGACAAAAACAAAGTTGGTAAATTATGGTGGTATCTCTCTGTCTTAGGTGGTACGTCTTTAACAgcttattttattttctttacttaTGCTCAATTgcaagaaagagaagaggACTATGGAAAAGTTTACCTAATCTCCGGTGCAGCTGGTGCCGTCGGTACCGTTTGCATTCAGCTGGCCCTAAACGTTTTTAAGGCTTCAAAGGTTATTGCTATCGCAGGTGGACCAGAAAAGGTTGCTTTTGTTGAATCCTTTGGTGATAATGTAGTCGGTGTTGATTATAAAGATCCAAGTTTCAAGCAGAAACTTATCGAGGCCGCTGGAGGTGAGAATACCGTGGATTACTTTATCGATAATGTTGGCAGTAATGTGTTGGAAGCAGGTGTTCTACTTCTAAAGCAAAGGGCTATGTTGATAGCCTGTGGTGCTATAAGTGCCTATAATGATCCATCTAAATTTGTCTTTAAGGGGTATAGCTTTATTCTGACTAAACGATTGGTCGTTAAAGGAGTACTAGTGACAGAtaatattgatgattttcCAAAGGCATTAGATAAATTGGGTTCTCTGGTTAAGCATGGTAAGATTGACCTCTTGAAATCCGCTACCCTTGAAGATGGTACCGGTGATAAGTTCAAGAATGTTCCATTGATATGGAAGGGTCTATTTAGCGGTGTTAATAAAGGTAAACTTATTACCAAGGTTAACAATGAGGAGTGA